One genomic window of Candidatus Methylomirabilis lanthanidiphila includes the following:
- a CDS encoding S-adenosyl-L-homocysteine hydrolase — MPTLTEKHLSPSSLDFKVADLSLADFGRKEIDIAEKEMPGLMAVREKYGKLKSLKGARITGSLHMTIQTAVLIETLVELGADVRWASCNIFSTQDHAAAAIAAAGVPVFAWKGETLEEYWDCTFRALVHPGNNGEAMGPQLIVDDGGDATLLIHWGIKAEQDASFLDRKPENEEEGCILNLLKKTLKSHPGIWTRMVKDWKGVSEETTTGVHRLYQMMEKGELLVPAINVNDSVTKSKFDNLYGCRESLADGIKRATDVMIAGKVVVVAGYGDVGKGCAHSMRSYGARVIVTEIDPINALQAAMEGFEVTVMEDAAKVGNIFVTATGNVDVITTAHMMMMKGESIICNIGHFDSEIDVAGLKSLPGVQHINIKPQVDKYVLPNGNTLYLLAQGRLVNLGCATGHPSFVMSNSFTNQTLAQIDLWNNPRPVGVYTLPKKLDEEVARLHLEKLGITLTRLSPKQARYIGVSPDGPYKPDHYRY; from the coding sequence ATGCCGACGTTAACCGAAAAACACCTTTCGCCTTCTTCGCTTGATTTCAAAGTGGCGGATTTGTCCTTAGCCGATTTTGGTCGCAAAGAAATTGACATTGCTGAAAAAGAAATGCCCGGCCTGATGGCCGTGCGTGAAAAGTACGGGAAATTGAAATCTCTCAAAGGCGCCCGGATAACCGGTTCGCTCCATATGACCATTCAAACGGCCGTACTGATCGAAACCTTGGTCGAACTGGGCGCGGATGTTCGCTGGGCCTCTTGCAATATCTTTTCAACTCAAGACCATGCGGCAGCAGCCATAGCCGCAGCGGGAGTTCCCGTATTCGCCTGGAAAGGTGAAACCTTGGAAGAATATTGGGACTGCACGTTTAGAGCGCTGGTTCACCCCGGAAACAACGGTGAGGCCATGGGGCCCCAGCTTATTGTGGATGATGGTGGCGATGCCACGTTGCTCATTCATTGGGGAATCAAAGCTGAACAAGACGCGTCGTTTCTGGATCGAAAACCGGAAAACGAAGAGGAAGGCTGTATTCTTAACTTGCTGAAAAAAACTCTGAAGTCCCATCCGGGTATTTGGACTCGCATGGTCAAGGACTGGAAAGGGGTGTCGGAGGAAACCACCACCGGCGTCCATCGTTTATACCAGATGATGGAAAAAGGGGAACTATTGGTGCCGGCCATTAATGTCAACGACAGTGTCACCAAGAGCAAGTTCGATAATTTGTACGGATGCCGAGAATCATTAGCCGACGGTATCAAACGCGCGACCGATGTGATGATCGCCGGTAAAGTGGTCGTCGTCGCCGGCTACGGAGATGTGGGTAAGGGTTGCGCACATAGCATGCGAAGTTACGGGGCGCGCGTGATCGTGACTGAAATTGATCCCATCAACGCCCTGCAGGCGGCAATGGAAGGCTTTGAAGTCACCGTGATGGAGGATGCCGCTAAGGTGGGAAATATTTTTGTCACCGCCACCGGTAACGTGGATGTCATTACCACGGCTCACATGATGATGATGAAAGGGGAAAGCATCATTTGCAATATCGGGCATTTCGACAGCGAAATCGATGTAGCCGGGTTGAAATCCCTTCCGGGTGTGCAACACATCAACATCAAGCCCCAGGTTGATAAATATGTGCTTCCCAATGGGAATACCCTCTATCTTCTGGCTCAAGGACGTCTTGTCAATCTCGGTTGTGCCACAGGTCATCCCAGTTTCGTCATGTCGAATTCATTTACGAACCAAACCTTGGCCCAAATCGATCTTTGGAATAATCCACGGCCCGTAGGTGTGTACACCTTGCCTAAAAAGCTGGATGAGGAAGTCGCTCGACTGCATTTGGAAAAACTGGGAATCACACTAACCCGGTTGAGCCCCAAGCAGGCGAGATATATCGGAGTCTCTCCAGATGGTCCCTATAAGCCGGATCATTATCGTTATTGA
- a CDS encoding hemolysin yields the protein MAAVSRRLLSDSDCPVTKKGGRIRLDLAMQAQGLAGSRERARALILAGVVLVDGRLVDKAGTLIASDARISLMVPEHPYVGRGGVKLQGALEQFAISVTGRVCLDLGASTGGFTDCLLQYGAAHVYAVDVGYGQLDVKLRADPRVTVMERTHALTLLPTDFPDRPDLATVDLSFISLASILPVVPSLLADSGEILALIKPQFEVGKGHVGKGGVVRDPEAHRLVITKIGRRAVELGLRILGAAPSCLLGPKGNREFFIYLSTIGISITPEEAAEQAVGACPEPSRRESA from the coding sequence ATGGCCGCTGTGAGCCGACGTCTACTCTCGGATTCCGACTGCCCGGTTACGAAAAAGGGCGGACGGATCCGGCTGGATCTCGCGATGCAGGCGCAAGGCCTGGCGGGGAGCCGCGAACGGGCCAGGGCGCTGATCCTGGCTGGCGTTGTGCTGGTAGACGGTCGGCTGGTGGACAAGGCAGGAACCTTGATAGCGTCGGACGCGCGGATCAGTCTCATGGTTCCCGAGCACCCGTATGTCGGGCGCGGGGGCGTCAAGCTACAGGGCGCGCTGGAGCAGTTTGCTATCTCTGTCACCGGGCGCGTCTGCCTTGATCTCGGCGCATCGACAGGGGGATTTACCGACTGTCTGCTGCAGTACGGGGCTGCGCATGTCTATGCCGTTGATGTCGGGTACGGGCAACTCGACGTGAAACTCAGGGCCGATCCACGAGTGACCGTCATGGAACGGACCCACGCACTGACCCTTCTGCCGACCGACTTCCCGGATCGGCCGGATCTCGCCACCGTAGACCTGTCGTTTATCTCTCTTGCCTCGATCCTCCCGGTTGTTCCTTCGCTGCTTGCCGATTCCGGCGAGATCCTGGCGCTGATTAAACCGCAATTTGAGGTCGGGAAGGGTCATGTCGGAAAAGGGGGTGTGGTTCGCGACCCTGAGGCGCATCGGCTGGTCATCACAAAGATTGGCAGACGAGCTGTCGAACTGGGGCTCCGAATCCTTGGAGCTGCCCCCTCCTGCCTGCTCGGACCCAAAGGGAACCGCGAGTTCTTTATTTATCTGAGTACGATCGGGATAAGTATTACGCCTGAGGAAGCGGCCGAACAGGCTGTAGGAGCCTGCCCTGAGCCCAGTCGAAGGGAGAGCGCATGA
- a CDS encoding membrane protein, with protein sequence MGIVIVIIGIVVLAVALVAMMRKSAREGAGAWLVEKPLRVWWLPCLMVAYYSVLSVAVDQWDLVLFTRLAAYFGLPTLLLYLTGPKSDDTCTGRDLVINFAIVLWIWLLIELKIVNTNWLRIQIGGTKSTALPLGVYAAIIYALIALSGWRRFDLKCDLAFKKADLLPTAATFGVLGITLLTITLFTGLATLGIAKVVRLNPLGAPLIIAVPVAILVAAPMIFVSIGVVEEILFRGAIQNLLRHRLKPVCALVVASLIFGLAHVNKRALGFDVPNWPYAGVAALAGLGYGFVFWRTNSIIASATVHAMVDAMWVLFLRGGK encoded by the coding sequence ATGGGGATTGTCATAGTCATCATCGGCATCGTCGTGCTGGCGGTGGCGCTCGTTGCGATGATGAGAAAATCTGCTCGAGAGGGTGCAGGCGCCTGGCTTGTGGAAAAGCCTTTGCGCGTCTGGTGGCTCCCATGCCTTATGGTGGCGTATTACAGTGTGTTGAGCGTAGCGGTCGATCAGTGGGATCTCGTACTCTTCACGCGGTTAGCCGCCTATTTCGGGTTGCCGACTTTATTGCTCTACCTGACCGGCCCAAAATCTGACGATACGTGTACCGGCAGAGACCTGGTGATTAATTTCGCCATCGTGCTGTGGATCTGGTTGCTGATTGAGTTGAAGATTGTCAATACGAATTGGCTTCGTATACAAATCGGCGGTACCAAGTCCACCGCTCTGCCGTTAGGCGTGTACGCGGCCATTATTTATGCGCTGATCGCCCTTTCAGGATGGAGAAGATTCGATCTGAAGTGCGACCTGGCTTTTAAAAAGGCCGACCTGCTTCCGACGGCGGCCACCTTCGGTGTCCTGGGCATCACGCTGTTAACGATTACGCTTTTTACCGGGCTGGCCACATTGGGCATCGCCAAGGTGGTGCGGCTCAATCCTCTTGGAGCGCCCCTGATTATCGCTGTACCGGTGGCAATATTGGTCGCGGCTCCGATGATCTTTGTCAGTATCGGCGTGGTGGAAGAAATACTGTTTCGCGGCGCGATTCAGAATCTGCTCCGACATCGCCTGAAGCCGGTCTGCGCGCTGGTTGTTGCGTCTCTCATATTCGGGCTGGCACATGTGAATAAAAGAGCGTTAGGGTTTGACGTCCCGAACTGGCCCTACGCTGGAGTAGCCGCGCTTGCCGGTCTCGGATATGGGTTTGTGTTCTGGAGAACCAATTCCATCATCGCATCGGCGACGGTCCACGCCATGGTCGATGCGATGTGGGTCCTCTTTCTGAGGGGTGGAAAGTGA
- a CDS encoding Metallo-beta-lactamase superfamily protein, with protein MSEGRPGTVLRTQGAHSCPEIDGLRRPLVPLVVAFLLGVMAARLLQVPAPVWLLIGLAAAGLALLNAVYCRLRVAGACLLVLFFSLGAGRLGVEPYLLPSHHIDRVPDELLDQPLLIEGVVASSSDTLTIDAWGAEDEGRRVRFLLDLRTLWLAGREVEVAGRARLTLLGQEIVPVYGERLRGVFKLRRPRGYRNPGGFDYPLYLKSRDVTLEGWAGEASPVERRGTGEGSPALTPAYTLRSRLIQAVISRLPPDQASLLVAMTLGERTGIPRPITEAFTGSGTYHILAISGLNVSLLAAALFVLLKAVRVPLRLSALLSMGLITLYAVLAGGSASVIRAAVMADVYLLGLVIDREADSLNTLALSTLGLLLWQPLFLFDVGFQLTFVATVAILVAVDRLPSASLSVPWRWIATSLALSIAAFFGTAPILASAFHRISPIGILANLPIVPLSGLLTGAGMLFAVLAAVVPWSLGWFAVLIGWLIDLLVGLAGWFARLPFASVQLFPPSAPMVICYYLALGAAIAAVGRRWLRWIACAAALTLVILVTVRLLPIFQNGQLRMTVLDVGQGDGIVLELPGRRTILIDGGGLFDDRFDIGEQVVVPFLRSRWIGHLDVVVLSHPHPDHLNGLQAVLRHFTVDQVWDSGQRAAMPSYVWFEEVLRDRRIPHKIVHDGYRTSEFSPVQVAVLHPSNPMLSGSPRGHFSDVNSNSLVLAVKYGTVTFLLPGDIEQEAERLLLEQGADLQAQVLKVPHHGGRTSSSEPFLARVHPRVAVVSAGYRNRFRHPHQEALDRYRASGVDLYRTDLDGAVTISTDGATIGVKTMRESR; from the coding sequence GTGAGTGAAGGGAGACCCGGTACCGTATTAAGAACGCAAGGCGCCCATTCGTGCCCGGAGATCGACGGATTGCGCCGTCCGCTTGTACCGCTGGTCGTCGCGTTTCTTCTGGGCGTTATGGCGGCGCGTCTGCTGCAGGTTCCGGCGCCGGTCTGGTTACTGATCGGACTTGCCGCCGCCGGCCTCGCCCTGCTGAACGCCGTGTACTGCCGGCTTCGCGTTGCGGGCGCCTGCCTTCTGGTCCTGTTCTTTTCGCTCGGCGCGGGTCGCCTCGGAGTCGAGCCCTACCTCCTTCCCTCGCACCACATCGATCGTGTGCCCGACGAGCTCCTGGATCAGCCGCTCCTGATCGAGGGGGTGGTGGCCTCGTCCAGCGATACCCTGACGATTGATGCCTGGGGCGCTGAGGATGAGGGGCGACGGGTTCGTTTCCTGCTCGATCTACGGACCCTGTGGCTGGCTGGGCGGGAAGTTGAGGTCGCCGGACGCGCGCGTCTGACCCTGCTTGGCCAAGAGATTGTGCCTGTCTATGGGGAGCGCCTTCGCGGGGTGTTCAAGCTTCGCCGGCCGCGAGGATACAGGAACCCCGGCGGGTTCGATTATCCGCTGTATCTCAAAAGCCGGGACGTGACCCTTGAAGGGTGGGCGGGCGAGGCTTCTCCTGTCGAGCGGCGAGGAACAGGCGAGGGAAGTCCGGCGCTGACCCCGGCATATACGCTTCGCAGCCGGCTGATTCAGGCGGTCATCAGCCGGTTGCCGCCGGATCAGGCATCCCTGCTTGTGGCCATGACACTCGGGGAGCGGACCGGCATTCCGAGGCCAATCACCGAGGCGTTTACGGGATCCGGTACCTATCATATCCTGGCTATTTCCGGTTTGAATGTCAGCCTGCTTGCCGCCGCGCTGTTTGTGCTGTTGAAGGCCGTCCGTGTCCCGCTGCGCCTGAGCGCGCTGCTTTCAATGGGCCTCATTACGTTGTATGCGGTCCTCGCAGGCGGGAGCGCATCGGTCATCAGGGCGGCAGTGATGGCCGATGTCTACCTGCTGGGATTGGTCATTGATCGGGAGGCCGATTCGCTCAATACCCTCGCCCTCTCCACCCTCGGGCTGCTCCTTTGGCAACCGCTGTTTCTGTTCGACGTCGGGTTTCAACTGACCTTCGTCGCCACCGTGGCGATTTTGGTCGCGGTCGATCGGCTACCGTCGGCTTCACTGTCGGTACCGTGGCGATGGATTGCGACATCCTTAGCACTGTCCATTGCCGCGTTCTTCGGAACCGCCCCGATTCTCGCCTCGGCCTTCCATCGGATTTCGCCGATCGGTATCCTGGCCAACCTGCCGATCGTGCCCTTGAGTGGTCTACTGACTGGGGCAGGAATGCTGTTCGCTGTCTTGGCGGCGGTCGTCCCCTGGTCCCTGGGATGGTTTGCCGTACTCATCGGGTGGTTGATCGATCTGCTGGTGGGCCTCGCCGGATGGTTCGCGCGACTGCCGTTTGCGTCGGTTCAGCTTTTTCCTCCCTCCGCGCCGATGGTCATCTGTTACTATCTGGCCTTGGGAGCGGCGATAGCAGCTGTGGGCCGCCGGTGGCTCAGATGGATCGCGTGCGCGGCCGCCCTCACCCTTGTCATTCTGGTGACTGTTCGCCTGCTGCCTATCTTTCAGAACGGCCAACTACGGATGACTGTACTCGACGTCGGACAAGGCGACGGCATTGTTCTGGAACTCCCCGGACGGCGAACCATCCTGATCGACGGCGGCGGTCTGTTTGATGATCGGTTTGATATCGGGGAGCAGGTGGTGGTGCCGTTCCTGCGTTCACGCTGGATCGGCCACCTGGATGTTGTGGTGCTCTCCCATCCGCATCCGGATCACCTGAACGGCCTGCAGGCCGTTCTCCGCCACTTCACGGTTGACCAGGTCTGGGATAGCGGCCAGCGGGCCGCCATGCCGTCCTATGTGTGGTTTGAAGAGGTATTGCGCGACAGGCGGATCCCCCACAAGATCGTGCATGATGGGTATCGGACCTCCGAGTTTTCGCCGGTGCAGGTTGCGGTACTCCACCCGTCGAACCCGATGCTCTCCGGCTCACCCCGCGGCCATTTCTCCGATGTCAACAGCAACTCGCTGGTCCTGGCGGTGAAGTACGGTACCGTGACGTTCTTGTTGCCTGGTGACATTGAGCAGGAGGCGGAACGGCTGCTGCTCGAACAGGGAGCGGATCTGCAGGCGCAGGTGCTGAAGGTGCCGCATCATGGAGGCAGAACCAGCAGCAGCGAGCCGTTCCTGGCGCGCGTCCATCCGAGGGTCGCAGTAGTTTCGGCCGGCTATCGGAATCGCTTCAGACATCCGCATCAGGAGGCATTGGACCGGTACCGCGCGAGCGGCGTTGATCTGTACAGGACCGACCTGGACGGCGCCGTCACCATCTCGACCGACGGAGCGACCATTGGCGTAAAGACTATGCGAGAATCAAGGTAG
- a CDS encoding Permease YjgP/YjgQ family protein: MRILDRYLAGEFLRIFIFSLAVFLALSAIVDLFDRLSRFLDVSGMVVIQYYVNRLPWFGFQVMPVAVLLAALFSLGRMARNNELLAMKMGHLSAFRIVVPLLVLGFVVSVAALILGESIIPRMNERALDAYRVHVQKVSPFQRTRNNDIWYRARGNRFLHISLLEPASGTIRGLTLFELTSDFRLERRIDAKEARWQDGRWQLQNGQISWTKPNGTHQVDSFASLTLYLEEKPADLAQVVREAEEMTSGELREYIERLAKTGVNSIRYQVDLAAKGAGAFTNLVMALIGIAFALRTGKRGVMAWTGACVVVAVAYSILNSFCVSLGRGGVVPPVVAAWLPNAIFTAAGLSSIFTVKS, from the coding sequence ATGCGAATCCTGGATCGTTACCTTGCCGGAGAGTTTCTGAGAATATTCATCTTCTCGTTGGCGGTGTTTCTTGCGCTCTCCGCCATCGTAGATCTGTTCGACCGTCTTTCCCGCTTTCTTGACGTGTCCGGTATGGTAGTGATCCAGTACTACGTCAATAGGCTGCCATGGTTTGGGTTCCAGGTCATGCCCGTGGCCGTACTGCTGGCTGCCCTGTTCAGCCTCGGACGCATGGCTCGGAACAATGAATTGCTGGCCATGAAGATGGGCCACCTGAGCGCATTCCGTATCGTAGTCCCGCTCCTGGTGCTCGGCTTCGTGGTGAGTGTTGCGGCCTTGATCCTTGGCGAGTCGATCATCCCTCGAATGAACGAGCGCGCGCTGGACGCGTATCGGGTACACGTGCAGAAGGTCTCACCCTTCCAGCGAACCAGGAATAACGATATCTGGTACCGGGCCAGAGGTAATCGGTTTTTGCACATCTCGCTGCTGGAGCCGGCATCCGGCACCATTCGAGGACTCACCCTCTTCGAACTGACATCCGATTTTCGACTGGAGAGACGGATCGACGCGAAGGAAGCCAGATGGCAAGACGGCCGGTGGCAACTTCAGAACGGGCAGATTTCGTGGACGAAGCCTAATGGAACCCATCAGGTCGATTCGTTCGCGAGTCTCACGCTCTACCTCGAAGAAAAGCCCGCTGATCTCGCTCAGGTAGTGCGAGAAGCGGAGGAGATGACCTCCGGAGAGCTTCGGGAGTATATCGAGAGGCTGGCCAAAACCGGGGTAAACTCTATTCGCTATCAGGTAGACCTGGCGGCGAAGGGCGCTGGGGCCTTCACAAATCTCGTAATGGCCCTGATCGGGATCGCCTTCGCCCTCCGCACCGGTAAGCGAGGCGTGATGGCCTGGACGGGCGCCTGTGTGGTAGTCGCCGTCGCCTACTCCATTCTCAACTCGTTCTGCGTCTCTTTAGGGCGAGGCGGTGTCGTACCCCCGGTAGTCGCGGCCTGGCTTCCTAATGCCATCTTTACCGCCGCGGGGCTCAGCTCTATATTTACAGTCAAGAGTTGA
- a CDS encoding Exodeoxyribonuclease 7 large subunit (Exodeoxyribonuclease VII large subunit) (Exonuclease VII large subunit), whose amino-acid sequence MTALQPPKIYTVSDLTAEIRALLEDSFSGIWVQGELSNVHQHSSGHMYFSLKDEESQIRAVMFRMQNRQLRFQPKDGLAVLVHGALSVYERRGDYQIVAEYMEPKGLGALQLAFEQLKDKLRAEGLFDDARKRPIPLLPRRIGVITSPTGAAIRDILHVLRRRFVGVDVLIYPATVQGDQAATQIVEALGELNRRGGLDVVIIARGGGSIEDLQAFNEETVARAIAASRIPVISGIGHEVDYTIADFVADLRAPTPSAAAELVIAKQDELAQRLDDLQARMTGVMRSRLHGLRVRMSGLDRHLRLLNPVERVQIQRRRLTELVKDLTGWTDRRLALLQGELKAVVGKLDSLSPLAILSRGYSICLRVSDQEIVKDSSVVVAGDLVEVRLHRGRLRCDVREVQRQEG is encoded by the coding sequence ATGACCGCCCTGCAGCCGCCAAAGATCTACACCGTCAGCGACTTGACCGCCGAGATTCGCGCTCTTCTTGAGGATTCGTTCTCCGGAATCTGGGTGCAGGGAGAACTGTCCAATGTCCACCAGCACTCATCCGGGCACATGTACTTCAGTCTCAAAGACGAGGAAAGTCAGATCCGGGCAGTGATGTTCCGGATGCAGAACCGGCAACTCAGATTTCAGCCAAAGGACGGGCTGGCGGTGTTGGTGCACGGCGCGCTCAGCGTCTATGAGCGTCGCGGCGACTATCAGATCGTTGCGGAATACATGGAACCGAAAGGCCTGGGCGCCCTGCAACTGGCCTTCGAGCAGCTTAAGGACAAGCTGCGCGCGGAGGGGCTGTTTGACGATGCCAGAAAACGGCCGATCCCGTTGTTGCCGAGGCGGATCGGGGTCATTACGTCGCCGACCGGGGCGGCCATTCGTGATATCCTCCATGTACTCCGACGGCGATTCGTCGGCGTCGACGTGCTGATCTATCCGGCGACGGTGCAAGGCGATCAAGCAGCTACGCAGATCGTCGAGGCGCTCGGCGAGTTGAATCGACGAGGCGGGCTGGACGTGGTGATTATCGCCAGGGGCGGCGGCTCGATCGAGGACTTGCAGGCCTTCAATGAAGAGACAGTCGCAAGGGCGATCGCGGCCTCCAGGATCCCGGTCATCTCGGGCATCGGCCATGAGGTCGATTACACCATTGCCGATTTCGTAGCCGACCTGCGGGCTCCCACGCCCTCTGCCGCCGCGGAGTTGGTGATCGCCAAGCAGGACGAGCTGGCACAGCGGCTTGACGACCTTCAGGCGCGGATGACCGGCGTCATGCGGTCGAGACTGCACGGATTGAGGGTTCGGATGAGCGGGTTGGATCGTCATCTTCGACTGCTGAATCCGGTCGAGCGGGTTCAAATACAGCGGCGTCGTCTGACAGAGCTGGTGAAGGATTTGACCGGCTGGACCGATCGACGGCTGGCGTTGCTCCAAGGTGAGCTGAAGGCTGTGGTCGGCAAGCTTGATTCGTTAAGCCCCTTGGCCATCCTAAGTCGAGGCTACAGCATCTGTCTTCGTGTGTCTGATCAGGAGATTGTAAAAGACAGTTCAGTAGTCGTTGCGGGCGACCTTGTGGAGGTACGCCTCCATCGTGGTCGGTTACGGTGCGACGTGCGTGAGGTCCAGAGGCAGGAAGGATAG
- a CDS encoding exodeoxyribonuclease VII small subunit, whose protein sequence is MDTEEVPFEEALKQLEVVVSRLERGDLPLEQALSVFEEGVRLTRLCSARLTEVERRVNILTRSVESVSGELEERPFEDEGEEEL, encoded by the coding sequence ATGGATACGGAAGAGGTTCCATTCGAAGAGGCGCTTAAACAGCTTGAGGTGGTTGTCTCCCGACTCGAGCGTGGGGACCTCCCGCTTGAGCAGGCCCTCTCGGTCTTCGAGGAGGGGGTTCGGCTGACCAGGTTATGTTCAGCGCGATTGACTGAGGTCGAGCGCCGGGTCAATATCCTGACGCGCAGCGTCGAGTCGGTATCCGGTGAACTGGAAGAACGGCCGTTTGAGGACGAGGGTGAGGAAGAGCTGTGA
- a CDS encoding Permease YjgP/YjgQ family protein, whose translation MQQLHGPPHTSFPAPRPNGTTVFTRRLRPFCLIDRHLLKEMAASFALGIGTFTFVLLMDQMMRLMDLIINKGAPVGVVFRLIAYVLPFSLTVTIPMSVLLAVFATYGRVSSEGEAIVLKASGLSLYRLMAPGVLFGVVATLATLWISALVQPSSTRAFKTLTHELYHTQALAVLEEGIFNTEYPGLAIYVDRSDKRDGTFHGVLIIDQRSQADQHLIIAQEGKLLNKNDDAEPPVGLQLSKGTLQVSSRDDPARYRNLDFETYDLQILGGTLAETVARVRQSKEMNIEELQTEIARLTKDGGKAWPLQVELHKKFALPIACLILSMIGAPLAIRIKKASRGVSLALSVAFAVFYYILLATGESLGARGRIEPAIGIWFPNLTLGVIAISLVLAEGREAVLPARLQSMIKTAFSYQRSAFSRKKPW comes from the coding sequence ATGCAACAACTGCACGGTCCGCCGCACACTTCGTTCCCTGCCCCTCGGCCCAACGGGACGACCGTTTTCACCAGACGGCTGCGCCCATTCTGTTTGATCGATCGACATCTGCTGAAAGAGATGGCGGCCTCCTTCGCGCTCGGCATCGGGACCTTTACCTTTGTCCTGCTGATGGATCAGATGATGCGCCTCATGGATCTCATCATTAATAAAGGGGCGCCCGTTGGAGTTGTCTTTCGTCTCATCGCCTATGTGCTGCCCTTTTCACTGACGGTAACGATCCCGATGTCCGTATTGTTGGCCGTCTTCGCAACGTACGGCCGGGTCTCATCCGAGGGTGAGGCGATTGTGCTCAAGGCGAGCGGTCTGAGTTTGTACCGCCTGATGGCGCCAGGGGTCCTCTTCGGTGTCGTCGCCACACTCGCTACCCTGTGGATCAGCGCGCTGGTTCAGCCCAGCAGCACACGGGCCTTCAAGACGTTAACGCATGAGCTCTATCATACCCAAGCTCTTGCCGTACTAGAGGAGGGGATATTCAATACCGAATATCCAGGGCTTGCCATTTACGTGGATCGCTCAGACAAACGGGACGGCACGTTTCACGGTGTCCTGATTATCGACCAACGAAGCCAGGCCGATCAGCATCTCATCATCGCCCAGGAAGGCAAATTGCTCAATAAGAATGATGACGCAGAGCCGCCGGTCGGTCTTCAACTGTCGAAAGGGACGCTCCAGGTCAGCTCACGCGACGATCCGGCCCGGTATCGAAATCTGGATTTCGAAACCTACGATCTTCAGATCCTGGGCGGCACCCTTGCCGAGACCGTGGCGCGTGTAAGACAGAGTAAAGAGATGAATATCGAGGAGCTCCAAACGGAGATTGCGCGACTGACCAAGGACGGAGGCAAGGCCTGGCCGCTGCAGGTAGAACTGCACAAGAAATTTGCGCTCCCGATTGCCTGCCTCATCCTGAGTATGATAGGCGCACCGCTTGCCATCCGGATCAAGAAGGCCAGCCGCGGCGTCAGCCTCGCCCTCAGTGTGGCGTTTGCCGTATTTTACTATATCCTGCTGGCGACCGGCGAAAGCCTTGGAGCCCGTGGACGAATCGAGCCCGCCATCGGCATATGGTTCCCGAACCTCACCCTGGGTGTGATCGCCATCAGCCTGGTTCTTGCGGAGGGCCGCGAAGCTGTTCTACCCGCCAGACTTCAATCGATGATAAAAACAGCGTTCAGCTATCAGCGGTCAGCGTTCAGCAGGAAAAAGCCTTGGTGA
- a CDS encoding farnesyl-diphosphate synthase, which produces MRKSCEGAIVTPNELERYLEDRRVLVDEALEQHLPGVSEPPKEIHEAVRYSVFAGGKRLRPILVLAAAEAAGGQIEQALAAAAAVEMIHTYSLIHDDLPAMDDDDFRRGRPTCHKVYGEAMAILAGDALLTQAFILLSAEIAPVDKNPEARLRVIQEIAMAAGSKGMVGGQVVDMLHEDREIDLSTLQYLHAHKTGALIRGCLRMGGILASAGPEQLDALTGYGERIGLAFQIVDDILDLEGSLEALGKSAGSDLRKKKATFPALLGIEESRRWAHRLVAEAKQGLVIFGDRGIVLGAIADFVVMRRR; this is translated from the coding sequence GTGAGGAAGAGCTGTGAGGGGGCAATCGTGACGCCGAATGAGCTGGAACGGTATCTGGAGGATCGGCGGGTCCTCGTCGATGAGGCGCTGGAGCAGCATCTTCCAGGAGTAAGTGAGCCCCCGAAGGAGATCCATGAGGCGGTTCGCTATAGTGTCTTTGCGGGGGGCAAACGGCTGCGACCGATCCTGGTCCTGGCGGCGGCAGAGGCGGCGGGCGGACAGATTGAACAGGCGCTGGCCGCGGCCGCCGCGGTCGAGATGATCCATACCTATTCCCTGATTCACGACGATCTGCCGGCCATGGATGACGACGACTTCCGTCGCGGGCGACCGACCTGCCACAAGGTCTACGGCGAGGCGATGGCGATCCTGGCAGGAGACGCGCTGCTGACCCAGGCGTTCATCCTTCTGTCGGCAGAGATAGCGCCAGTTGACAAGAATCCGGAAGCCCGTCTCAGGGTGATTCAGGAGATTGCTATGGCTGCCGGCAGCAAGGGGATGGTCGGCGGTCAAGTTGTAGACATGCTGCATGAGGATCGAGAGATAGATTTGTCGACACTGCAGTATCTGCACGCCCACAAGACCGGCGCCCTGATTCGAGGCTGCCTGCGGATGGGCGGGATTCTTGCGTCAGCCGGGCCGGAGCAACTAGACGCTCTTACAGGGTACGGCGAGCGGATCGGACTGGCCTTTCAAATCGTCGATGACATCCTGGATCTGGAGGGAAGCCTGGAAGCGCTTGGGAAGTCGGCCGGAAGCGATCTTCGCAAGAAGAAGGCGACGTTCCCGGCCCTGCTGGGGATCGAGGAGTCGCGGCGATGGGCCCATCGCCTGGTGGCGGAGGCGAAACAGGGCCTCGTCATCTTTGGCGATCGCGGAATCGTGTTGGGTGCCATTGCAGATTTTGTCGTGATGCGGCGGAGGTGA